One region of Eleutherodactylus coqui strain aEleCoq1 chromosome 5, aEleCoq1.hap1, whole genome shotgun sequence genomic DNA includes:
- the LOC136627464 gene encoding oocyte zinc finger protein XlCOF7.1-like — translation MTLPRMDEKRKEMAESILHLTLEILYQLTGEDYTVVMKTSSERWQNFVSEGYGRTLSPITGPSAHYLIHEDFNGQKILEHVHKMTELLTGEVPIRCQDVSVYFSMEEWEYLEGHKDLYKDIKMEDQRPLTSQDGPGKRTSPESRPGPLLPQDYPLFSQGDDLKNIDAAAIVVKEEVNVRGDERWKEEIPTGNRPDSSSRSFGEHLMSSDLKAEDCNISQTSLEEPTIISDKPLALHSKDLSSDPSTQVLSSDASQTVESDKSHSHDIERQKAPTAEKPFLNSESGRCVIDKSDLIPHERSHTRAKPFSCSQCGRCFALKSNLVKHRIIHTGARPYSCSECGKCFTMKFNLVRHQRTHTGEKPFSCPECGKCFALKSHLVKHRITHSGAKPYSCPECEKCFTMKSNLLTHQRTHTGEKPFSCSECGICFALKSHLIKHRLTHTGAKPYSCPECGKCFTMKAGLVTHQKTHTGEKPFSCSECGKCFTMKAGLVTHQKTHTGEKQFLCSECGRCFTKKDHLIRHQRTHTEEKPFSCSECGKCFIMKSHLVRHQRTHTGEKPYSCPECGKCFTMKQDIVRHHRTHTQEKHCACSQCGRCFAVKSHLVRHQRTHTEEKPFSCPECGKCFRMKEDLVTHQRTHTGEKPFSCPECGKCFTKKANLVTHQRTHTGEKPFSCSECGKCFIQKSGLVKHQRSH, via the exons ATGACCTTAccaaggatggatgagaagaggaaggagatggcagagagtatattacatctcaccctagagatcctCTATcagcttactggggag GATTATACAGTAGTGATGAAGACCTCTAGTGAGCGCTGGCAAAACTTTGTATCTGAAGGTTATGGAAgaaccctgagcccaatcacagggccttcaGCTCACTacctgatacatgaggacttcaatgggcagaagatcctagaacatgTCCACAAGATGacagagctgctgacaggagag gttcctataaggtgtcaggacgtctccGTCtacttctccatggaggagtgggagtatttagaaggacacaaggatctgtacaaggacatcaaGATGGAGGATCAGCGGCCCCTCACATCACAAG ATGGACCCGGTAAGAGAACATCCCCAGAGAGCCGCCctggtcctcttcttccacaggattaTCCG CTTTTCAGTCAGGGTGATGATCTGAAGAATATTGATGCTGCAGCCATAGTGGTAAAAGAAGAGGTAAATGTGAGGGGTGATGAGCGGTGGaaggaggagattcctacaggtaaccgtccag ATTCCAGTAGCAGGAGCTTTGGAGAACATCTGATGTCTTCAGATCTTAAAGCAGAAGATTGCAATATTTCACAAACTTCATTAGAAGAGCCCACTATTATCTCAGATAAACCCTTAGCCCTGCACAGCAAAGATCTATCATCTGATCCTTCTACACAGGTCCTGTCTTCTGATGCATCACAGACTGTTGAGTCAGATAAAAGTCACAGCCATGATATTGAACGTCAGAAAGCTCCCACagcagagaagccatttttaaattcagaaaGTGGAAGATGTGTTATAGATAAATCAGATCTTATTCCACATGAGAGAAGCCACACCAGggcaaagccattttcatgttcacaatgtggaagatgctttgctttaaaatcaaatcttgttaaacatcgaATAATTCACACAGGGGCaaggccatattcatgttcagaatgtgggaaatgttttacaatgaaatttaatcttgttagacatcagagaactcacacaggggagaaaccattttcatgtcctgagtgtggaaaatgttttgctttgaaatcacatcttgttaaacatcgAATAACTCACTCAGGGgcaaagccatattcatgtcctgagtgtgagaaatgttttacaatgaaatcaAATCttcttacacatcagagaactcacacaggagagaaaccattttcatgttcggagTGTGGAATATGTTTTGCTTTGAAATCACATCTTATTAAACATCGACTAACTCACACAGGGgcaaagccatattcatgtcctgagtgtgggaaatgttttactatgaAAGCaggtcttgttacacatcagaaaactcacacaggggagaagccattttcatgctcagaatgtgggaaatgttttaccatgaaagcaggtcttgttacacatcagaaaacGCACACAGGGGAAAAACAATTTTTATGCTCGGAATGTGGAAGATGTTTTACTAAGAAAGATCATcttattagacatcagagaactcacacagaagagaagccattttcatgttcagaatgtggaaaatgttttataatgaaatcacatcttgttagacatcagagaactcatacaggggagaagccatattcatgtcctgagtgtgggaaatgttttacaatgaaacAGGATATTGTTAGACATCACAGAACGCACACACAGGAGAAACATTGTGCATGCTCACAATGTGGAAGATGTTTTGCTGTAAAATcgcatcttgttagacatcagagaactcacacggaagagaagccattttcatgtcctgagtgtgggaaatgttttcgaATGAAAGaggatcttgttacacatcagagaactcacacaggagagaaaccattctcCTGTCCTgagtgtggtaaatgttttactaagaaagcgaatcttgttacacatcagagaactcacactggagagaaacctttttcatgttcagaatgtgggaaatgttttatccagAAATCAGGTCTTGTGAAACATCAGAGATCCCACTAG